The genomic interval AGGCTCTCAAATGGTTTTGTTCTGCTGCTATTGTTCTTTATTCTCTCTCTGTTGCAGACTCCAGCTTTTACTGCTAAAAAGGCAAGCctttattttgattgtaaGAAAATCTAGTAAAAATGCAAAACTAAATCCATAAACTCCAATGCTAATAAGGTTCAAAATCTTTCTTGCAGCCTTATGTGGTATACTTAGGATCACATTCACATGGTAGCAATCCTACCTCACATGATATCAATCGAGCAAGAATTAAACACCATGAATTTCTTGGATCATTCTTGGGAAGGTGGAGGATTCGTAAACAACTCTaatggaatttttttctttttcctagCTCAGTTagcatcaacattttcttttacataatttttttgaacagCGTTGAGGAGGCAGCAGGCTTAATCTTCCACTCTTACGGGCGATATATCAATGGTTTCGGCGCAGTCCTTGAAGAGGAACACGCAAAGCAGATTGCAAGTCAGCCGTCTAGTTGTGTAAACTTTATTTAAGTTCTCTGTGTTTGTTGTTCCATCTTAatggtaattttttctttttcggaAATAGGGCACCCAGAAGTTGTATCAGTTTTTTTGGAAGAGGGAATAGATCTGCACACAACACGATCATGGGAATTTCTTGGATTAGAGAAAGACAATCAAATTCCTCCGGATTCAGCATGGAACAAGGCACGGTTTGGCGAAGACGTAATTATTGGAAACCTTGACTCAGGTAACTTGGAATGCTCTTGTAGTGTTTGCTTATTTTCCGGATTTGTTTGTTACATTAATGCTAATCATTTTTATGGCATGTACTACTAAAAGGTGTTTGGCCGGAATCACAGAGTTTTACGGATGAAGGGATGGGCCCAATTCCAGATAGGTGGCAAGGAACCTGTCAAAATGACACCAATAAAGCAATTACTTGCAATAGGTCTTTTATCTCATCCACATTGTGTTTTCGATTTCGAGCATATTTCAATGATCTTCAAAAGCCTCTGGCACGCTTTCTAATTAGTTGGTTTCGCATTTGCGTTCTACATGCAGGAAGCTGATAGGAATAAGGTACATAAGCGAAGGTTTAATTGAAAGTTGTCGTGCAATGAACTCCAGCTTTTTGGTTCCTGAAAACTTAACCACGTCAATAGACCACAATGGCCATGGCACACACACACTGTCAACTGCTGGTGGCAGCTTTGTTTCTAATGTCAGTCTTTATGGTATGGGATATGGAACAGCAAAAGGGGGATCACCCAAAGCCCGTTTAGCTGCTTACAAGGTATGTTGGAAGCCAAATGGAGCAAATTTGTGCAATGCTGCAGACATCATTGCTGGCTTTGATGTCGCGATACACGATGGTGTTGATATCATTTCGGCTTCTCTGGGTTCAAAACCAAAGGAACATTTTGAGAGCTCAGTTGCAGTTGGTAGTTTTCATGCTATGATGCATGGCATTCTTGTGGTTGCATCCGCTGGCAACTCAGGACCAGCTGAAAAGACCGTGGATAATGTGCCTCCATGGGTACTCACAGTTGGTGCTAGCACAACAGACAGGGAGTTTTCCAGTTATGTTACACTTGGCAACAAGATGGTTATTAAGGTACTCTTTTCCCTTCAACTGAATTTTCAGaatttactaaattttcaGAATTTATCATTCGCTAGTTGTAGAACATAAAGTATTATATAATTGATCACATTGACGTGTCAGGGAGCAAGTATTGCGGAGAAAGGATCGTTAACTCAAGATTTCTATCCATTGATTGCTGGAGAAGCTGCCAAAGTTGCTAATGTATCGAATGAGGACGCGTGAGTACAATTGGTGACCTGTAAATATaagtgttttcatttttcaaatgatttgTCCTGACTTTTGGTTTAAGCAGTTAACAAAAGCCAGGATTGTAATTTACTTGAATTGATCATACGCAGTACCCAATGCAAGAATGGAACGATTGATCCTGAGAAAGTTAAAGGGAAAATCTTGATCTGCTATGATGCTAAACTTGGAGATGCAAAGGGACAGCAAGCTGCTCAAGCAGGTGCTGTTGGGATGATTTTGGCCAACAGCCGAGAAGATCAAAACATAAGTTTAAATATGGTTCACTTTCTCCCTACTGCATATGTGAATTACAAGGATGGTCAATCTGTCTATGCCTACATATACAACACCAAGTAATCCATATTTCCGGTTTCTCAAAATTTCCTCTCTTCAAATTGTCAATGTTAATTGCAACTCATGCGCCAGACTTGTTATATGACAGGAACCCAGTGGCATCCATGACAAATTCAATCACAGAATTCAATAAGAACTCTTCTCGGATGACATCTTTTTTCTCAGCTAGGGGACCAAATTCGATCGATCCAGCTATCCTCAAGGTTGACCAGCGAAGTAAACTTTCAGTTCTATTAGCTGTTCAAAATATAAGCATTCTTGGATAATTTACTATCACATTAGTTTGATAGTTTCTTAATACCTTTTTCAGCCTGATGTCATTGCACCTGGAGTTGATATAATTGCTGCTTACACCAATGAATATGGACCAAGTCATGAAGAATTTGACCCCCGGCGGGTTCCTTATAACGTAATGTCAGGTACTTCAATGGCATGCCCTCACGTAGCCGGAATTGCTGGCCTTGTCAAAACTCTGCACCCTGATTGGAGCCCAGCAGCTATCAAATCTGCAATCATGACTACTggtatcaatttaattatccTATTCAAATTCAGTCAAATTACAAGAGTTTCAGcccttttttattaaactggAATTAATTTCATCTGCAGCAACAACAGAAGATTCAAGCAAGCATCCAATACTTGATCAAGTTACTGGCCAAAAGGCAACCCCATTTGCGTATGGTGCAGGACATGTGAATCCAAACAGTGCGTTGGATCCTGGTCTTGTTTATGACTTGGGTCCTGGTGATTACTTGGCCTATTTATGCGGCCTTGGCTACAACCAATCCATTATCGACCTATTCACACAACCAAAGGAGCCGTTCAAGTGTCCGGGGCCATTCAGTATTGCAGACTTTAACTACCCTTCAATTGCTGTTCCTAATCTCGTCAATGGCTCAATGACCGTTTCTCGAAGGCTTAAGAATGTTGGTACACCCACCTGCACATACAAGGCACAAATCACAGAAATAGTGGGCGTATCAGCTGTTGTCGAGCCAATCACCATGAACTTCACAAAGTATGGGGAAGAGTTGACTTTTAAAATTACGTTTAGTGTTAAGGGTAATGATAAGCCTGTGGCTACGGATTATGTTTTTGGCGAACTCGTTTGGTCAGATGGTTTTCACAATGTTAAGAGTACTATTGCGGTCAAGCTACAGTAAAAATTTCTTACTGTAATGACATTGGCAGTGCCAAACTAAAAGGAAGGACTTTTGCTATTCTTTTATGAAGTTTTTCCTCTTGAGCTTGTCCCCTTTTGTCAAGTATGATAAAATCTTAAACCAAACTTAATCTGCTTGTTTTTTAACTTGGTGATAACTCACGTCACCCATATTAGGTAGACTTAAACCTCATTTCTTGTTTTCAAGACAATAGATTTTATGAATCTAACTAAATGGCATCCACAAacttaaattacttaaataactaacaaaagagaaaataaaactgAAATAATAACCAATAGAAACATAGAACTCGATATCAGGAACTTCACTTTAAATTTAGGAGAAAACAGACCATCCGgtcatcaatttaaaaattgtaagagcatctccaaaagactctttaaataagattttattttttatttaaagagtcaTATCAATATTAAACACTCCAAAAGACACGTTAATttagattcttcaaataagatttatttCTCACTATTTAATATTGCCGAGTGAGTTTCTCCctcttctattaatattttattattatttattgaaaagataagactgcaataattattatttatgtttcttttaaaaaatataataacaattcaatttgatagtgagaaagatttgattaaaataatattaatttattcttatttggtGAGTCTTTTGGAGgggattatatttttctatacaCTTATTTGCCACATCAgtaaacaaattgaaatttaaagagtaaaatttaaaaaccattttggagatgctctaaCAATAGCATAACTACCATTTTATTTTGGCTGCCGCTAGGAGTGATGGGGAGCGTGATGGATGTCTCAAtcatgaaaattcaaaatgagcTGAAAATTATCCTCTAAATGGGTAttgaaaaatgtcaaaagaGACAACATTGATAGAACGTTGAACAAAACAATGATAGTCAGTACTGGCTTGCCTTAATTTTCAATGAATTGAATAATCACTGTTTATGGCTTTGCATCGTCCGCCTTTGCCAAACGGGCATTAAGCTGATATCggtttattgaaattattgttCGCAAATTATGGATTGTGTTTTTGGCTACAGTGGTATAACTTTTTAAGTAGAGCTTGtctaagtaaaattttattaatagagCTTTTACAAGTAGAGCTCTTATTCAAAAActtttacttgtttgtttATCAATGGAGCTTTTATTAGCTTTTATAAGTAGAGTTTtcatccaaaaaaatttagttatttggttgtcaatgagatcgtttattaaaaattatataattatcttaatagataagttttttaaagttatgttatgaaaaataaaataagattgccaaatatgtggatgatattttagatattttaatataaaaaaattcaacgtCTTCTCtcaaaaacccaaaaatttgagcttttgctAGTAAAggcaaaacaatttatttaatcttcaaaagctctacaaaaaaaaggacccaaacaataacaaaaattatgttaagaacttatgagattaaataagcacttatgacCATTAGATAAGGCTTTGTTTGGTATAGTTTTTCAAGTAGagcttatttaaatataacttttgttagtagagcttttatagatatagattttaccaaaaaaaatttagttgtttggttgtcaataagagcttatattaaaaatttatgaaattacttttataagtaagttttttaaagttatgttgtaaaaataataaaataagattgttaaataagtagaggatattttaaatattttaacatttaaaaaaaatttcaacatctgctctcaaaagcccaaaatttgtGCTTTTACTAATAGAggcaaaataacttatttaagctTCAATatctctattaaaaaaaatcaaataacaataaaaattattatacgagcttataaaattaaataagcacttatacctattaaataagtcataaCAAACAAATACTAAGTCAGATCAAATAGCAGGGGTGGAGATCAGAGTAAATCTCTAAGGGTACCATTGATTTTAGATGGTTTTTATCTATAACTGTGGTGTAGTTGTCAGGAACGTGCTTGTACCTACAACATTTTGATTTGGGGATTTTGATGGATAATTGAGGCTACAgttacaaatcaaaaaataaaatgaagaaacaattaacaaattaaaaatcaaagagTTGGGTCCAAAGTTTATCAATCTTTTAAAAGGCTATTTGCTATTTTGTTAGAATGAAAAAGTAATTAGCCAAATAAAGATCAAACAATCGGGCCACTTTGACtctattttcaaaaca from Citrus sinensis cultivar Valencia sweet orange chromosome 9, DVS_A1.0, whole genome shotgun sequence carries:
- the LOC102617073 gene encoding subtilisin-like protease SBT5.3, whose protein sequence is MNQPREFENQAQPEYVCKLRKTLYCLKQAPRVYYGKITKFLIQSGYSVAHVNSRLFVKDSKGKLATMLVYMDELILAGDNEEKIRSLREKWSVHFQMKKHHQLKHFLGLQVDQTEDGIFLCQQKYAKDLLKKFGMLECKLISIPWKSMQNRARMKANIYKMEQCSKSFLQPYVVYLGSHSHGSNPTSHDINRARIKHHEFLGSFLGSVEEAAGLIFHSYGRYINGFGAVLEEEHAKQIARHPEVVSVFLEEGIDLHTTRSWEFLGLEKDNQIPPDSAWNKARFGEDVIIGNLDSGVWPESQSFTDEGMGPIPDRWQGTCQNDTNKAITCNRKLIGIRYISEGLIESCRAMNSSFLVPENLTTSIDHNGHGTHTLSTAGGSFVSNVSLYGMGYGTAKGGSPKARLAAYKVCWKPNGANLCNAADIIAGFDVAIHDGVDIISASLGSKPKEHFESSVAVGSFHAMMHGILVVASAGNSGPAEKTVDNVPPWVLTVGASTTDREFSSYVTLGNKMVIKGASIAEKGSLTQDFYPLIAGEAAKVANVSNEDATQCKNGTIDPEKVKGKILICYDAKLGDAKGQQAAQAGAVGMILANSREDQNISLNMVHFLPTAYVNYKDGQSVYAYIYNTKNPVASMTNSITEFNKNSSRMTSFFSARGPNSIDPAILKPDVIAPGVDIIAAYTNEYGPSHEEFDPRRVPYNVMSGTSMACPHVAGIAGLVKTLHPDWSPAAIKSAIMTTATTEDSSKHPILDQVTGQKATPFAYGAGHVNPNSALDPGLVYDLGPGDYLAYLCGLGYNQSIIDLFTQPKEPFKCPGPFSIADFNYPSIAVPNLVNGSMTVSRRLKNVGTPTCTYKAQITEIVGVSAVVEPITMNFTKYGEELTFKITFSVKGNDKPVATDYVFGELVWSDGFHNVKSTIAVKLQ